One Arachis hypogaea cultivar Tifrunner chromosome 2, arahy.Tifrunner.gnm2.J5K5, whole genome shotgun sequence genomic window, tgaAGAGATGCAGATCTTATGCTGCTGTGTCATTAATTTTCCTTCAATGAAACAATCAATTAGTCGTTTTACTAATTGCCAATCAACCTCTGTATCAAGCCCCTTAATTTGATGAGAATAATAATGTTAATTGAAATATCGAGGCAGTGGCTGTGGATTGAAGTGAGAGGTGGGGGTTGGAGTGGGACAAGGGATAGTTttgctgatgatgatgatggaggaaAGGGTGGTGGTAGTGGGGATGGTGGTGAAGATGATGATGTGTATAACTATAGTGAGTAAAATTGGAAAAGAAGACTTAACTAAAAGTTTATTGTTAAAAATAGAGtatgaacaaaattaaaacttATTTCAAACATGAGAgaaaaaattgaatcaaattaaacattaacggtatttttaaaacttttcgaaaactttaaggataaaaatttgagtttaaatttagggcaagttaccaaaataaattatttgcacATAATCAATATTAATGAATTACAACTTTTAAATATGGCATACGGAAATGCAACTTTCACATATCTATGGAAACCGCGAGAGGGGTTGAGCGCATTAGGGATTACATGTAAACTGCTACAGGGGTATAGCGAACGCGGAAAAGAAGAAACCGTGGCACCCCTCCAGCGCTTTCTTCACGAATGCCAAACCTGCATAAACCGCGAGAGAGGTATAGCGATTTATGCTTTGCCTATAAATCCGCCAAACTCAGTCGCGGATTCTTCTTTCGACTGAGTACCAAccattttagagagagaagttgtttgtttagagagagaaaattgtgGATTGAAAGGGAAGGAGGAAAAAGCTCTTTGAAATAAACATCTAAATAAAGGTTGCTCGAATATATTGTATATAACATTCTAAATCATCAACTAGTCATTGTAAAAGCCACAATAAAGTacataaatgaaaaatttttagataCAACTTCCAAAACAATGACATATATAAAAATCTATTATTACATACATCATTTATGCAGTTTTGGCATAAACCGCTGTACCTCTCTCGCAATTTATGCAGTTTTGGCATTTGTGAAGAAACCGCTGGAGGggtgccatggtttcttcttttttgtgTTCCAACGTAAACCGCTATACCCCTCTAGTGGTTTACGTGTAATCCCTGATCCGCCAACCCCTCTCGCGGTTTCCGTAGATATGTGAAAGTTGCATTTCCGTATGCAATGTTTAAAAGTTGTAATTCGGTAACATTGGtttgcaaataatttattttggtaacttgcCCTTAAATTTATGCATTTAGACGAGTTTTTTAAGTAATGggtttgaaaattaattattttttattatgcaaCAATACACGATTTGGTTGTCTGTGTAAAACTTTCACATGGAccatgcattaaaattaaatcataaaaaatatattttcctgaAATTCAAATTATTAGTTGTTGAAAATTGTAGAGACAACTTAGATCTATACTAGATAAGGGCAAAGGGAATATTTTTGCTTCAAACAATGCAAGTTGCAActgaacttagaattttagaatttgaataTAGAGAAATCAGAATTTTGCTTTGTTTTGCAGCAAAAGATTCCCTCAGTAAATTACATGATTGGTTCTCCTATACTTGAACCTTAGGATGCCAAATCTGAAAGAGAGGAGAAATTCAATACCTGTGATTGATAAACCTAGCAGCATTACCAAAGGAAGCAGCATCCAAGCTTAGAGCTTCTTCATCCTTCACAAATCTTGAACCCCAATCTGCATCCAGTAGAACCGGGTATGTATATTCCCCAGTTACAGCATGTTTCATGTTCCTCTCATGCAACTCTTTAATAGTTAATATCTCTCCAACAAATTCGCACACAAATGCACCTTTTGGCAGCTCTTCTAAAGTACGAAGACCCCATCCTTTTCCTTCCGGAGTGAAAAATACCTAAGTCACAAGTCATCATTATTGATAATATTTGGATATTCTATTATCTATTTCCGTCAACTCGACATTGAAGAAAATATATTTGAATACCaatgaaaaatttaattaaacacAAACCTGCAGATTGCAAGTTATTCCACGCTGAACAATCCGATTGCCACACTGTTTCCCACAGCCACATTTGCTCCAACATTCTTTAATAAATTTCCTCTTCAAGTGTCCTTTACATGGTTCTAAACAATCATCATTCTTAGATCTTTCAATTGGGCAGTCTTTGCAAAAGGCGTAATATCGTTTAGGGTTACGGCTGATGGCAATGCACCCTTCCAAAAAGCCTTCCTTCAATAGGCCTCGTGCATTATATGCAAATTCCCCTCCATTTTTGTTTGCACAGGCACAGGGTGTAGGTGATGAGACACAATTTCCCACACAAGATGAGCAACAGTCCTCATCCCCAATACGAGATAGCAAAATGTTCACAGAAGCATTTTGGAACACAAGGTTTTGGGGTATGTAGTGAAAAGGGGGCAGGAAATCGTTAGTAACTTCATTGACCCATGAAATTTGAACACTTTCCTCTGCTTTTGTGAGGTCATTAACATCGTGAATCGACCGTATATCATCAGCTGTAAGTTCATGCTGTGGAACAACCACTAAACTGCGTGAATTTGAGGAAGTAGGATCCTCCAACTCCATTCCATCATCATTTTCTGACAAATGATGTATAGCATCCCTGGAAACCAGTACAGCATCAACCTGACCAGTGCGGTTGGCAAGAGAAAAGGGATTTCGGGGAGATGGCAAGGTGGCAGAAGACTCAACATGAATTGTTCCACTTGGTGGAAGAGAAAGCGCATCCAAATCCTTATTTCTTGTGACACTCAGTGTGCCATGTGTCTCAGATTCCTTTAACATATCGTCCCGTGATCTTATGAGAGCTCCTTCCTGGGAACCATCTGAATAGATTTTGAATTCCAGGACACAGTCATATATCTTTCAACAGTTTCGGAACAGAAAAATTCGGATCAGTGATTTTATATGAATGCAGACATTTATCCTCCATCATTTTTAGAATTTGATCTTGACTAGGCATATGAAAATCTGGTCCCCCAACAGCTGAGCTGCAGCTCAGAGAAATTTTTACCTCTCCCTTAGTAGACGAGGCTATCTCTATACTAGATGTAGCTCTTTCATTTGAGGAAGGAAGAATATCTCCAGCTGTGGATTGTGATGATGCCATATTGACATGACCATTTTGCTTTCCAGCTGCATTTTTGTTCAATGATGAGCCCCCAACACTTGATAGCTcttcaaaaatagaataaataaaagaaccATCAAACAATTTCTTTACAAAAATGAATATGATCTGGCAACACAATAACTAAGAGGGGGAAAAAGTTAGAAGACAACTACTAATCACATCAGATCAGAAGTTATGCAGCCAACTAAGATCAAATTAGGAATACAACACTTTCAAGAAAACATAGGTTTACATATTGCATGCCGGTATTGGGCTCACAGTGCCTGAATTCCATTGGTTTACATCTGACATTATCAAAGTATGCAAGCATCACAACTAAAATACTGCCATAGCAGGGTAAAGAAATATTTGGCTCAGCTAAAGTAAA contains:
- the LOC112740962 gene encoding histone-lysine N-methyltransferase SUVR4-like, yielding MLKESETHGTLSVTRNKDLDALSLPPSGTIHVESSATLPSPRNPFSLANRTGQVDAVLVSRDAIHHLSENDDGMELEDPTSSNSRSLVVVPQHELTADDIRSIHDVNDLTKAEESVQISWVNEVTNDFLPPFHYIPQNLVFQNASVNILLSRIGDEDCCSSCVGNCVSSPTPCACANKNGGEFAYNARGLLKEGFLEGCIAISRNPKRYYAFCKDCPIERSKNDDCLEPCKGHLKRKFIKECWSKCGCGKQCGNRIVQRGITCNLQVFFTPEGKGWGLRTLEELPKGAFVCEFVGEILTIKELHERNMKHAVTGEYTYPVLLDADWGSRFVKDEEALSLDAASFGNAARFINHRCYDSNLVEIPVEIEGPGHHYYHFALFTCRKVAAKEELTWDYGIDFDDHDNPIKPFQCKCGSKFCRNMKRSNRSVRSSPSNARCSL